One part of the Streptomyces nigra genome encodes these proteins:
- a CDS encoding uridine kinase family protein yields the protein MLRHLGPALPPTSGRTIHDLASRLRRLSPSCGPVRLIAVDGHAGSGKSTFAGELARSLGGAPVLHLDDLACHDQLFGWTDRLIAQVIEPLTRGRTAHYAPYDWRARRFGTPVALPPDPVVVVEGVGAGRRALRPYLARLLWMELPAEESWARGRARDGEEQREFWDGWVTAERAHFAADPSRPFADLLVRQGEPREEGEPGLKGFKVTPGPAVTP from the coding sequence ATGTTGCGGCACCTCGGTCCAGCACTCCCTCCGACTTCGGGAAGAACGATTCACGACCTCGCCTCCCGGCTCCGCCGGCTGTCCCCCTCCTGCGGCCCGGTCCGGCTGATCGCCGTCGACGGGCACGCCGGTTCCGGGAAGTCCACGTTCGCCGGGGAGCTGGCGCGCTCCCTCGGCGGTGCCCCGGTCCTCCATCTCGACGATCTCGCCTGTCACGACCAGCTGTTCGGCTGGACCGACCGGCTCATCGCCCAGGTGATCGAGCCGCTCACCCGCGGCCGCACCGCCCACTACGCCCCCTACGACTGGCGGGCCCGCCGCTTCGGAACCCCGGTCGCGCTGCCGCCCGATCCCGTGGTCGTCGTCGAGGGAGTGGGCGCGGGCCGCCGCGCACTGCGGCCGTATCTGGCCCGGCTGCTGTGGATGGAGCTGCCGGCCGAGGAGTCCTGGGCCCGCGGCCGTGCCCGCGACGGGGAGGAACAGCGGGAGTTCTGGGACGGCTGGGTCACGGCCGAGCGCGCGCACTTCGCCGCCGACCCCTCCCGGCCCTTCGCCGACCTCCTGGTCCGGCAGGGAGAGCCGAGAGAAGAGGGTGAGCCGGGATTGAAGGGGTTCAAGGTGACTCCCGGGCCTGCCGTGACGCCCTGA
- a CDS encoding amidohydrolase codes for MSESTAQPQTVLLRRGEVHSPADPFATAMVVERGQIAWVGSEGAADAFADGVDEVVDLDGALVTPAFTDAHVHTTATGLALTGLDLSGAPSLEAALALVREFAAARPGDRVLLGHGWDAARWPGGRPPTRAELDEATGGRPLYLSRIDVHSAVVTTALLEMSPGAAGAPDAPLVADAHHSVRATALAALTAAQRTEAQRAALVHAASLGIGTVHECGGPDISSEDDFTGLLRLAAEESGPRVVGYWAEQDVDKARELGAIGAAGDLFVDGALGSHTACLHEPYRDAGHTGTAYLDAAAVAAHVVACTEAGLQAGFHAIGDAAVTAVVDGMRAAADKVGLARIRAARHRVEHAEMLTPETVAAFAELGLTASVQPAFDALWGGEDGMYAQRLGVERARALNPFAALLRAGVPLAFGSDSPVTPLDPWGTVRAAAFHRTPEHRVSVRAAFTAHTRGGWRAVGRDDAGVLVPGAPADYAVWRTGALVVQAPDDRVARWSTDPRSGTPGLPDLSPGRDLPVCLRTVVGGRTVFVRPGE; via the coding sequence ATGAGTGAGAGCACCGCCCAGCCGCAGACCGTCCTCCTCCGCCGCGGAGAGGTCCACAGCCCCGCCGATCCGTTCGCCACCGCGATGGTCGTGGAGCGCGGCCAGATCGCCTGGGTCGGCTCCGAGGGGGCCGCCGACGCCTTCGCGGACGGTGTGGACGAGGTCGTCGACCTGGACGGCGCGCTGGTCACCCCGGCGTTCACCGACGCGCATGTGCACACCACCGCGACCGGTCTCGCGCTGACCGGGCTCGACCTCTCCGGTGCCCCCTCCCTGGAGGCCGCCCTCGCCCTGGTGCGCGAGTTCGCCGCCGCCCGCCCGGGCGACCGTGTCCTGCTCGGGCACGGCTGGGACGCCGCCCGCTGGCCCGGCGGCCGCCCCCCGACGCGCGCCGAACTCGACGAGGCCACCGGCGGCCGCCCGCTCTACCTCTCCCGGATCGACGTCCACTCGGCGGTCGTCACGACGGCCCTGCTCGAGATGTCCCCGGGCGCCGCCGGCGCGCCGGACGCCCCGCTCGTCGCCGACGCGCACCACTCCGTCCGCGCCACCGCCCTGGCCGCCCTGACCGCGGCCCAGCGCACCGAGGCCCAGCGGGCCGCCCTCGTGCACGCCGCGTCCCTCGGCATCGGCACCGTCCACGAGTGCGGCGGACCCGACATCTCCTCCGAGGACGACTTCACCGGCCTGCTCCGGCTCGCCGCGGAGGAGAGCGGCCCGCGCGTCGTCGGCTACTGGGCCGAACAGGACGTCGACAAGGCCCGCGAGCTCGGCGCCATCGGCGCGGCCGGCGACCTGTTCGTCGACGGCGCCCTCGGTTCGCACACCGCCTGCCTGCACGAGCCCTACCGCGACGCCGGGCACACCGGTACCGCCTACCTGGACGCGGCCGCCGTCGCCGCCCATGTCGTCGCCTGCACCGAGGCGGGCCTCCAGGCGGGCTTCCACGCGATCGGCGACGCCGCCGTGACCGCCGTGGTCGACGGGATGCGCGCCGCCGCCGACAAGGTCGGCCTCGCCCGGATCCGCGCCGCCCGCCACCGCGTCGAGCACGCCGAGATGCTCACCCCCGAGACCGTCGCCGCCTTCGCCGAACTCGGCCTGACCGCCTCCGTGCAGCCCGCCTTCGACGCCCTGTGGGGCGGCGAGGACGGTATGTACGCCCAGCGCCTGGGCGTAGAACGGGCCCGCGCCCTCAACCCGTTCGCGGCCCTGCTGCGCGCCGGGGTGCCGCTCGCGTTCGGCTCGGACAGCCCGGTCACGCCCCTGGACCCCTGGGGCACGGTCCGCGCCGCCGCGTTCCACCGCACGCCGGAGCACCGGGTGTCGGTGCGCGCCGCGTTCACCGCGCACACGCGGGGCGGCTGGCGCGCCGTCGGGCGGGACGACGCCGGCGTCCTGGTGCCGGGCGCCCCCGCCGACTACGCCGTGTGGCGCACCGGCGCCCTGGTGGTCCAGGCGCCCGACGACCGGGTCGCGCGCTGGTCGACCGACCCGCGCTCCGGCACCCCCGGCCTTCCCGACCTGTCCCCGGGCCGTGACCTGCCGGTCTGTCTGCGCACGGTGGTGGGCGGACGCACGGTCTTCGTACGGCCGGGCGAGTGA
- a CDS encoding amino acid permease, with the protein MSSRISASRARARGAVDPIALDDDATLHAMGYPRKLTRRFQAFDNFAISFTVINVVAGIFSGFGFGWNAGGPAILVFGWIGVSVMVLFVGASMAEVASAYPTSGALYFSAGKLARRHKGAWSWYTGWLNFAGQVGGTAATGYAAAIFLQALITLQWPGYEPTGHRTVLITALIIVAQGLANTYTVQLVAVLNRISVWWLLIGLAVIVTALVTVPDQHQPASFVTHFANNTGFTTGLYGGMLGLLVTSWTFTGFDGSFHMSEETVRATVNAPKGITRSIASSALAGLVLMCALVYSARDYDRVAAADSPPVRILIDGVGLAAAKALLLIVIGAMLFCGLANLTSNARQIFAFSRDGAMPGSRWWHSVSPRTRTPVNAVWLAVGCSLVLVLPGWWSRTAFTAIVSINVVGLFLAYGIPILLRLRLGDAFQPGPWHLGRWGRPVGVVAVAWILFSSVLFMLPHAAPITVTSFNYAPVVLAGVLGVATLWWFTSARRRFHGPVSYGRPDEVAAMDLV; encoded by the coding sequence GTGTCCTCACGGATATCGGCCTCGCGTGCCCGGGCGCGCGGGGCAGTGGATCCGATCGCCCTGGACGACGACGCGACCCTGCATGCGATGGGTTATCCGAGGAAACTCACACGTCGTTTTCAGGCGTTCGACAATTTCGCCATATCCTTCACCGTCATCAATGTCGTAGCCGGAATCTTCTCCGGTTTCGGATTCGGTTGGAATGCGGGCGGTCCCGCAATTCTCGTCTTCGGCTGGATCGGTGTCTCCGTCATGGTGCTCTTCGTGGGGGCATCGATGGCGGAAGTCGCCTCGGCCTATCCGACGAGCGGTGCCCTGTATTTCTCGGCGGGGAAACTCGCCCGCCGGCACAAGGGTGCCTGGTCCTGGTACACGGGCTGGCTCAACTTCGCCGGCCAGGTCGGTGGGACGGCCGCCACCGGGTACGCCGCCGCCATCTTCCTGCAGGCCCTGATCACGCTGCAGTGGCCCGGCTACGAGCCGACCGGCCACCGGACGGTGCTGATCACGGCCCTGATCATCGTGGCGCAGGGGCTCGCCAACACCTACACCGTGCAGCTGGTCGCCGTGCTGAACCGGATCTCCGTGTGGTGGCTGCTCATCGGGCTGGCGGTCATCGTGACCGCCCTCGTCACCGTGCCCGATCAGCACCAGCCGGCGTCGTTCGTCACCCATTTCGCGAACAACACCGGTTTCACGACAGGCCTTTACGGCGGCATGCTCGGACTGCTCGTCACCAGCTGGACGTTCACCGGCTTCGACGGCAGCTTCCACATGTCCGAGGAAACGGTCCGGGCGACCGTCAACGCGCCGAAGGGGATCACCCGTTCCATCGCCTCCTCGGCACTGGCCGGTCTCGTACTGATGTGCGCCCTCGTCTACAGCGCCCGGGACTACGACCGGGTGGCGGCGGCAGACTCCCCTCCCGTGCGCATCCTGATCGACGGGGTCGGTCTGGCCGCCGCGAAGGCACTGCTGCTCATCGTGATCGGCGCCATGCTGTTCTGCGGACTGGCCAACCTCACCAGCAACGCCCGGCAGATCTTCGCGTTCTCCCGGGACGGCGCGATGCCGGGCTCCCGCTGGTGGCACTCGGTGTCCCCGCGCACCCGCACCCCGGTGAACGCGGTGTGGCTCGCGGTCGGCTGCTCGCTCGTGCTGGTCCTGCCCGGCTGGTGGTCGCGCACGGCGTTCACCGCCATCGTCAGCATCAACGTCGTCGGGCTCTTCCTCGCCTACGGCATCCCGATCCTGCTGCGGCTGCGGCTCGGCGACGCCTTCCAGCCCGGCCCCTGGCACCTGGGCCGCTGGGGCCGGCCCGTCGGGGTGGTGGCGGTGGCCTGGATCCTGTTCAGCAGCGTGCTGTTCATGCTGCCGCACGCCGCGCCGATCACGGTGACCTCGTTCAACTACGCCCCGGTCGTCCTGGCGGGCGTCCTGGGCGTGGCGACGCTGTGGTGGTTCACCTCGGCGCGGCGCCGCTTCCACGGCCCGGTGAGCTACGGCCGCCCCGACGAGGTCGCCGCCATGGACCTCGTCTGA
- a CDS encoding Lrp/AsnC family transcriptional regulator, with translation MEELDRQIVQLLVKDGRMSYTDLGKATGLSTSAVHQRVRRLEQRGVIRGYAAVVDPEAVGLPMTAFISVKPFDPSAPDDIADRLAGVPEIEACHSVAGDENYILKVRVATPHELEELLARLRSLAGVSTRTTVVLSTPYEARPPRI, from the coding sequence ATGGAGGAGCTGGACCGACAGATCGTGCAGCTGCTCGTCAAGGACGGGCGGATGAGCTACACCGACCTGGGCAAGGCCACCGGCCTGTCCACGTCGGCCGTGCATCAGCGGGTGCGCCGGCTGGAGCAGCGCGGCGTCATCCGCGGCTATGCCGCGGTCGTGGATCCGGAGGCCGTGGGACTGCCCATGACCGCCTTCATCTCGGTGAAACCCTTCGACCCCAGCGCCCCCGACGACATCGCGGACCGGCTGGCGGGCGTGCCCGAGATCGAGGCCTGCCACAGTGTGGCCGGCGACGAGAACTACATCCTCAAGGTCCGGGTGGCGACCCCGCACGAGCTGGAGGAGCTGCTGGCCAGGCTGCGCTCGCTGGCGGGCGTCTCGACCCGCACGACCGTGGTCCTCTCCACGCCGTACGAGGCACGGCCGCCGAGGATCTGA
- a CDS encoding SCO1431 family membrane protein: MTAHSTSAGRVRTGGPREDGPKIFEHLMGWTLVVVLAMLVTQLGLL; this comes from the coding sequence ATGACCGCGCACTCCACCTCGGCGGGCCGCGTCCGCACGGGCGGACCCCGGGAAGACGGCCCCAAGATCTTCGAGCACCTCATGGGCTGGACCCTCGTCGTGGTGCTCGCCATGCTCGTCACTCAGCTCGGACTGCTGTGA
- a CDS encoding peptidase C39 family protein, whose amino-acid sequence MSSAEQPSRRIVLAAAVATAVTGAAGPAAAAGTAVGPDTGRPGRPDRAAARQVDNHAWTSYTDWRGGTAAGTRAVAGARPGLVIGTPAGTTDHTDPHTGKTARWEYATWTSPVHRLSVPATEAIASWNAHTPAGSWIQIELKGTYSDGTATPWYVMGRWAAGDQDIRRTSVDDQSDDRSSVWTDTFAIDDPATGLRLASYRLRLTLYRKPGTKVTPKVWLAGVMGSDVPDRFTVPASEPGLARELKVPRYSQELHVGQYPEYDNGGEAWCSPTSSQMIIEYWGGRLTPEQLAWVNPEFTDPQVCHAARFTYDHQYEGCGNWPFNAAYAATFDGLQGVVTRLGSLTDLETLIAAGIPAITSQSFLAEELTGAGYGTSGHLMTVVGFTADGDVIANDPNSPTNEAVRRVYQRREWENIWLRTKRYNASGKVVSGTGGVCYLYFPARPTPRQRAALAAVGVR is encoded by the coding sequence ATGAGCTCAGCCGAACAACCGTCCCGCAGAATCGTTCTGGCGGCAGCGGTGGCCACCGCCGTCACCGGCGCCGCGGGACCCGCGGCCGCCGCCGGCACCGCCGTCGGGCCCGACACCGGCCGGCCCGGCCGCCCCGACCGGGCCGCCGCCCGCCAGGTCGACAACCATGCCTGGACCTCGTACACGGACTGGCGCGGCGGCACCGCCGCGGGCACCCGCGCCGTCGCCGGCGCCCGCCCCGGCCTGGTGATCGGCACCCCCGCGGGCACCACCGACCACACGGATCCGCACACCGGGAAGACGGCCCGCTGGGAGTACGCGACCTGGACGTCCCCCGTCCACCGCCTCTCCGTCCCGGCGACCGAGGCCATCGCGTCCTGGAACGCGCACACGCCGGCCGGGAGCTGGATCCAGATCGAGCTCAAGGGGACCTACTCCGACGGCACCGCCACCCCCTGGTACGTCATGGGGCGCTGGGCGGCCGGCGACCAGGACATCCGCCGCACCTCCGTCGATGACCAGAGCGACGACCGCAGCAGCGTCTGGACGGACACCTTCGCGATCGACGACCCGGCGACCGGGCTGCGCCTCGCCTCGTACCGGCTGCGGCTGACCCTGTACCGCAAGCCCGGAACCAAGGTCACCCCGAAGGTCTGGCTGGCCGGTGTGATGGGCTCCGACGTGCCGGACCGCTTCACCGTCCCCGCCTCCGAACCCGGCCTCGCCCGCGAGCTGAAGGTCCCGCGCTACTCGCAGGAGCTGCACGTCGGCCAGTACCCGGAGTACGACAACGGTGGCGAGGCCTGGTGCAGCCCCACCTCCTCGCAGATGATCATCGAGTACTGGGGCGGTCGGCTCACCCCCGAGCAACTGGCCTGGGTGAACCCGGAGTTCACGGACCCGCAGGTCTGCCATGCCGCCCGTTTCACCTACGACCACCAGTACGAGGGCTGCGGGAACTGGCCGTTCAACGCGGCCTACGCGGCCACCTTCGATGGCCTCCAGGGCGTGGTCACCCGGCTCGGCTCGCTGACCGACCTGGAGACGCTGATCGCCGCCGGCATCCCGGCCATAACGTCCCAGTCGTTCCTCGCGGAGGAGCTGACCGGGGCCGGATACGGCACCTCCGGGCACCTCATGACCGTCGTCGGCTTCACCGCCGACGGCGACGTGATCGCCAACGACCCCAACTCGCCGACCAACGAGGCCGTGCGGCGCGTCTACCAGCGGCGCGAGTGGGAGAACATCTGGCTCCGGACCAAGCGCTACAACGCGAGCGGCAAGGTCGTCTCCGGCACGGGCGGCGTCTGCTACCTGTACTTCCCGGCGCGGCCGACGCCCCGCCAGCGTGCCGCGCTCGCGGCGGTGGGCGTGCGCTGA
- a CDS encoding RNA polymerase-binding protein RbpA: MSERALRGTRLVVTSYETDRGIDLAPRQAVEYACEKGHRFEMPFSVEAEIPPEWECKVCGAQALLVDGDGPEEKKAKPARTHWDMLMERRTREELEEVLEERLAVLRSGAMNIAVHPRDSRKSA; this comes from the coding sequence ATGAGTGAGCGAGCTCTTCGCGGCACGCGCCTCGTGGTGACCAGCTACGAGACGGACCGCGGCATCGACCTGGCCCCGCGCCAGGCCGTGGAGTACGCATGCGAGAAGGGGCACCGGTTCGAGATGCCCTTCTCGGTCGAGGCGGAGATCCCGCCGGAGTGGGAGTGCAAGGTCTGCGGGGCCCAGGCACTCCTCGTCGACGGCGACGGCCCTGAGGAGAAGAAGGCCAAGCCCGCGCGTACGCATTGGGACATGTTGATGGAGCGGCGTACCCGCGAGGAACTCGAAGAGGTCCTCGAGGAGCGTCTCGCCGTTCTCCGGTCAGGGGCGATGAACATCGCCGTTCATCCCCGGGACAGCCGCAAGTCCGCCTAG
- a CDS encoding glycoside hydrolase family 18 protein, with amino-acid sequence MHFSHPPRSRFLALVSAACAAVLGAGLLAGAGPATAEPASPAPRAAAGSKVVGYFTEWGTYDRKYYVKNIETSGSADRLTHINYAFGNVTGGKCAIGDSYAATERTYTAAESVDGVADTWDQPLRGTFNQLRELKKKHPGLKVLWSFGGWTWSTGFGEAARNPAAFAQSCYDLVENSKWADVFDGIDIDWEYPNACGATCDTSGRDAFRNLMSAVRAKFGSGNLVTAAITADATSGGKIDAADYAGAAQYVDWYNPMTYDFFGAWDATGPTAPHSALTSYSGIPKADFHSSATIAKLKGLGVPSSKLLLGIGFYGRGWTGVTQSAPGGTATGAAPGTYEAGIEDYKVLRSRCPATGTVGGTAYAKCGDQWWSYDTPATVGTKMTYKDQQGLGGTFFWELSGDTANGELIKAIR; translated from the coding sequence ATGCACTTCTCACACCCCCCACGCTCCCGGTTCCTGGCGCTCGTGTCCGCCGCCTGCGCGGCGGTCCTCGGCGCCGGACTGCTCGCCGGGGCGGGCCCCGCCACCGCCGAGCCCGCCTCCCCCGCCCCACGGGCCGCCGCCGGTTCCAAGGTCGTCGGCTACTTCACCGAATGGGGCACGTACGACCGCAAGTACTACGTCAAGAACATCGAGACGTCCGGGTCCGCGGACAGACTGACCCACATCAACTACGCCTTCGGCAACGTCACCGGCGGCAAGTGCGCGATCGGCGACTCCTACGCCGCGACGGAACGCACCTACACCGCCGCCGAGTCGGTGGACGGCGTCGCCGACACCTGGGACCAGCCGCTGCGCGGCACCTTCAACCAGCTGCGCGAGCTGAAGAAGAAGCACCCGGGCCTGAAGGTCCTGTGGTCCTTCGGCGGCTGGACCTGGTCGACCGGGTTCGGTGAGGCCGCCCGCAACCCGGCCGCGTTCGCGCAGTCCTGCTACGACCTGGTCGAGAACTCCAAGTGGGCCGACGTCTTCGACGGCATCGACATCGACTGGGAGTACCCGAACGCCTGCGGCGCCACCTGCGACACCAGCGGCCGGGACGCGTTCAGGAACCTGATGTCGGCGGTCCGCGCCAAGTTCGGCTCCGGCAACCTGGTCACCGCGGCGATCACCGCGGACGCCACGAGCGGCGGCAAGATCGACGCGGCGGACTACGCGGGCGCCGCCCAGTACGTCGACTGGTACAACCCGATGACGTACGACTTCTTCGGCGCCTGGGACGCGACCGGTCCCACGGCTCCGCACTCGGCGCTGACCTCGTACTCCGGCATCCCGAAGGCCGACTTCCACAGCTCGGCGACCATCGCCAAGCTCAAGGGCCTCGGCGTCCCGTCGTCCAAGCTGCTGCTCGGCATCGGTTTCTACGGCCGCGGCTGGACCGGCGTCACGCAGTCGGCACCCGGCGGCACCGCGACGGGCGCCGCGCCCGGCACGTACGAGGCGGGCATCGAGGACTACAAGGTGCTGAGGAGCAGGTGCCCGGCGACCGGCACGGTGGGCGGCACCGCGTACGCCAAGTGCGGTGACCAGTGGTGGAGCTACGACACCCCGGCCACCGTCGGCACGAAGATGACCTACAAGGACCAGCAGGGCCTCGGCGGCACCTTCTTCTGGGAGCTGAGCGGCGATACCGCGAACGGCGAGCTGATCAAGGCCATCAGGTAA
- a CDS encoding TetR/AcrR family transcriptional regulator, with protein MNISQQRDAARPRARGTERSMARRAELIAIGRKLFADTSYDALSMDDIARQAHVAKGLIYYYFQSKRGYYLAIIQDSVADLVTFAASGGELEPVDRVHRTIDSYLRYAEHNQAAYRTIVSGGVGFDTEVHSVRDGVREAIVATIAEGAYGRTDIAPLARMGLLAWVCSVEGATLDWIDRPELSRDTMRELLVKTLGGSLRAVEELDPAYRAPQPARRAP; from the coding sequence TTGAATATTAGTCAACAGCGCGACGCGGCCCGTCCCAGGGCCCGCGGCACCGAGCGTTCGATGGCGCGCCGTGCCGAACTCATCGCCATCGGGCGGAAGCTGTTCGCCGACACGTCCTACGACGCGCTCTCCATGGACGACATCGCCCGGCAGGCCCATGTGGCCAAGGGGCTCATCTACTACTACTTCCAGTCCAAGCGCGGCTACTACCTCGCGATCATCCAGGACTCCGTGGCCGACCTGGTCACCTTCGCGGCGAGCGGCGGCGAGCTGGAGCCGGTGGACCGTGTGCACCGCACCATCGACAGCTATCTGCGCTACGCCGAGCACAACCAGGCCGCGTACCGCACGATCGTCAGCGGCGGCGTCGGCTTCGACACCGAGGTGCACTCCGTCCGGGACGGCGTGCGCGAGGCGATCGTCGCCACCATCGCGGAGGGCGCGTACGGCCGTACCGACATCGCCCCGCTCGCGCGGATGGGCCTGCTGGCCTGGGTGTGCAGCGTGGAGGGTGCCACCCTCGACTGGATCGACCGCCCCGAACTGTCCCGCGACACCATGCGCGAGCTGCTGGTGAAGACCCTGGGCGGATCCCTGCGCGCCGTCGAGGAGCTCGACCCCGCCTACCGGGCCCCGCAGCCGGCACGCCGCGCGCCCTGA
- the fxsA gene encoding FxsA family membrane protein yields the protein MTTGAPTPTSPARPRRSRRRGLLPLGVAAWLVLEIWLLTVVADVAGGLTVFLLLVAGLVLGSVVVKRAGRRAFQALNEALQRGGTPERGGGNGLMMLGGLLIMLPGLVSDALGLLLLIPPVQKVVGRLAERTFDRKLREATGGSFGDAFQQARIHRPDGKVVQGEVVRERPGDDEPQDPRPPLTR from the coding sequence ATGACGACTGGCGCACCCACTCCCACCTCGCCCGCCCGGCCCCGGCGGTCCCGTCGGCGCGGCCTCCTGCCGCTGGGCGTCGCCGCGTGGCTGGTGCTGGAGATCTGGCTGCTGACGGTGGTGGCGGACGTGGCCGGCGGGCTCACGGTCTTCCTGCTGCTGGTCGCCGGACTCGTGCTCGGCTCCGTGGTCGTGAAGCGGGCGGGCCGACGTGCGTTCCAGGCGCTGAACGAGGCGCTCCAGCGGGGCGGGACCCCGGAGCGCGGCGGCGGCAACGGCCTGATGATGCTGGGCGGCCTGCTGATCATGCTGCCGGGCCTGGTGTCGGACGCGCTGGGCCTGCTCCTGCTGATCCCGCCGGTGCAGAAGGTGGTCGGCCGGCTGGCGGAGCGGACGTTCGACCGCAAGCTCCGCGAGGCGACGGGCGGGTCGTTCGGCGACGCCTTCCAGCAGGCGCGCATCCACCGCCCCGACGGCAAGGTCGTCCAGGGAGAGGTCGTCCGCGAGCGGCCCGGGGACGACGAGCCGCAGGACCCGCGCCCGCCGCTGACGCGCTAG
- a CDS encoding polyprenol monophosphomannose synthase, whose amino-acid sequence MNDGDGTLAAQDRGRQFGPLGTALVIIPTYNEAENIKAIVGRVRAAVPDAHVLVADDNSPDGTGKLADELAVEDDHVQVLHRKGKEGLGAAYLAGFRWGLEHGYGVLIEMDADGSHQPEELPRLLTALKGADLVLGSRWVPGGRVVNWPKSREFISRGGSLYSRLALDLPLRDITGGYRAFRRETLEGLGLDDVASQGYCFQVDLARRAVKAGYHVVEVPITFVERELGDSKMSRDILVEALWRVTTWGARERVGKLVNRAKPSAPQRP is encoded by the coding sequence GTGAACGACGGCGACGGGACCCTCGCGGCACAGGACCGGGGGAGACAGTTCGGGCCGCTCGGCACGGCATTGGTGATCATCCCGACCTACAACGAGGCGGAGAACATCAAGGCCATCGTCGGCCGGGTCCGCGCGGCGGTCCCCGACGCGCACGTGCTCGTGGCCGACGACAACAGCCCCGACGGCACGGGCAAGCTCGCGGACGAGCTGGCCGTCGAGGACGATCATGTCCAGGTCCTGCACCGCAAGGGCAAGGAGGGCCTCGGCGCGGCCTATCTCGCGGGCTTCCGCTGGGGTCTGGAGCACGGCTACGGCGTGCTGATCGAGATGGACGCCGACGGATCCCACCAGCCCGAGGAACTGCCCCGGCTGCTGACCGCGCTCAAGGGGGCCGATCTGGTCCTCGGGTCGCGCTGGGTGCCGGGCGGCCGGGTGGTGAACTGGCCCAAGTCCCGTGAGTTCATCTCCCGCGGCGGCAGCCTCTACTCCCGTCTCGCCCTCGACCTGCCCCTGCGGGACATCACGGGCGGCTACCGCGCCTTCCGCCGCGAGACCCTGGAAGGGCTCGGCCTGGACGATGTCGCGTCCCAGGGCTACTGCTTCCAGGTCGACCTGGCCCGCCGTGCCGTCAAGGCCGGCTACCACGTCGTCGAGGTCCCGATCACCTTCGTGGAGCGCGAGCTCGGCGACTCCAAGATGAGCCGCGACATCCTCGTCGAGGCGCTGTGGCGGGTCACCACCTGGGGTGCGCGGGAGCGCGTGGGCAAGCTCGTCAACCGCGCCAAGCCGTCCGCGCCGCAGCGGCCGTAA
- a CDS encoding acyl-CoA dehydrogenase family protein produces MTDRAPQPVDRLLPSDEARDLISLVRDIAQREIRPKAAEEEEAGLFPRKVFTLLSDSGLLGLPYAHEYGGGDQEYEVYLQVLEELAAARLTVGLGVSVHTLASYALAAYGTEQQRSRFLPAMLGGGLLGAYCLSEPASGSDAASLRTKAVRDGDDWVITGTKAWITHGGVADFYTVMARTGEEGPRGITAFLVPGDAEGVGAAPPEKKMGLKGSPTAQVHFDGVRVGDDRRLGEEGQGFAIALSALDSGRLGIAACAIGVAQAALDEAVTYATQRRQFGKPIADFQGLRFMLADMATQIEAGRALYLAAARLRDEGRPFAKQAAMAKLHCTDTAMKVTTDAVQILGGYGYTADFPAERYMREAKVLQIVEGTNQIQRMVIARHLAGPESR; encoded by the coding sequence ATGACCGACCGCGCCCCGCAGCCGGTGGACCGCCTACTGCCCTCGGACGAGGCCCGGGATCTGATCTCGCTCGTCCGCGACATCGCGCAGCGCGAGATCCGCCCGAAGGCCGCCGAGGAGGAGGAGGCCGGACTCTTCCCGCGCAAGGTCTTCACCCTGCTCTCCGACTCCGGCCTGCTCGGCCTGCCCTACGCCCACGAGTACGGCGGGGGCGACCAGGAGTACGAGGTCTACCTCCAGGTCCTCGAGGAGCTCGCCGCGGCCCGCCTCACCGTCGGACTCGGGGTGAGCGTGCACACCCTCGCCAGCTACGCCCTCGCCGCCTACGGCACCGAGCAGCAGCGGAGCCGGTTCCTGCCGGCGATGCTCGGCGGCGGCCTGCTCGGCGCCTACTGCCTGTCCGAGCCGGCGTCCGGCTCCGACGCGGCCTCCCTGCGCACCAAGGCGGTCCGGGACGGCGACGACTGGGTGATCACCGGCACCAAGGCGTGGATCACCCACGGCGGCGTCGCCGACTTCTACACCGTCATGGCCCGCACCGGCGAGGAGGGCCCGCGCGGCATCACCGCGTTCCTGGTGCCCGGCGACGCCGAGGGGGTCGGCGCGGCACCGCCGGAGAAGAAGATGGGTCTGAAGGGCTCGCCCACCGCGCAGGTCCACTTCGACGGCGTCCGGGTCGGCGACGACCGGCGCCTCGGTGAGGAGGGCCAGGGCTTCGCGATCGCCCTGTCCGCGCTCGACTCGGGCCGGCTCGGCATCGCGGCCTGCGCGATCGGCGTGGCCCAGGCGGCGCTGGACGAGGCCGTCACCTACGCGACCCAGCGTCGGCAGTTCGGCAAACCGATCGCCGACTTCCAGGGCCTGCGCTTCATGCTCGCCGACATGGCCACGCAGATCGAGGCCGGCCGCGCCCTGTACCTGGCCGCCGCGCGGCTGCGGGACGAGGGCCGGCCGTTCGCCAAGCAGGCCGCCATGGCGAAGCTGCACTGCACCGACACCGCGATGAAGGTCACCACCGACGCCGTCCAGATCCTCGGCGGGTACGGCTACACCGCCGACTTCCCGGCCGAGCGGTACATGCGCGAGGCCAAGGTCCTGCAGATCGTCGAGGGCACCAACCAGATCCAGCGGATGGTCATCGCCCGTCACCTAGCGGGTCCCGAGTCACGCTGA